The genomic interval AAATAAACTTTCAGTAAATTTCCTTGTGTTGAAAATTTCAGATTATTGGTGTTTTGAATCGAAACCAATCCAGCAAAATCCTGACCTTTTTCTAAAGGTTCAGAAAAATTAATTAAAACCTGCTGATTGTTTCCGTCTGGAACTTCAACCTTTATAACTTTAAATTCGTTGATGCTTGTAATCGGGAAATCGATTTGTCCTTTCTGGTCAATGTCAAAATCATTTCCGTCATAAATAATTTCCAGATTAGAAGCTTCTGACTGACGCTGAATACTATCAATTATAAAACGAAATTCTTTTGCAGGCCCGTTTGTTTTCTCAAATTTAATTTTAAGATTATTTCCATTGTGTTTAGCTTCAACCAGTTTTTTAGCGGTTTCTAAATCAATATTATCTGCCGTTTTTAAAACACAATTTAGATATTGATATTCTTTACTGTAAGATTGAATATCGCCTGTATTTATGGTAAAATCCTGTTTTACAGTTTTAACCGTAAAATTGAATTTAGACAATTCTTTTTCTTTCTCTTTTGGAATGGCAGTCAGCTTATCTAAGTTTAAAGTAACCTGATATTCTGTTCCCGCTTTTAGTTTTTTCTCTGGAATAAAAGCTAATGTATTAGTCGAAAGTGCTACTACTTTTCCGTGAACACTTGGCGAAATATCAAACAAATCGTCGTCTAATTCCTGATTAGGTTTCCAATCGTTTTTATTGAAAGCCAAAACCACGCGAATATCTGAATCCGAAGAAACGATTCCGCCAGTAAAACTGGTTATGTAATCTTTAAATAATGAAAAATCGGAGTTGAAATCTGCTGCTGATTTTCTGCCGCAGGATTGAAAAATAAAAAACACACAAAATACGAGAACTAAACCTTTTACTTTCACTTTATCTAGAGTTAATTGGTTAACAAATGAAAAATTTAATACGTTTTGCCGTCAAAAGCCTTACAGCAAAATACAAATTAAATTCAGATAAAAGTAATTTATTTTTTGGTTTTATTTAAGAAGAAAATTCTTTAATTATATTATTTAACGTTTGTGGAACTTTTCAAAAAAACTAAATTAAAAATATACTATATTTCGCATTTTTTAATTTTAATTCCAAATGTCAAATAGACGTCAAAAAGATTCAACTGAAAATGAATTTATTATAAAAAACAGGTCGATTGTTGTTTATCTATTGAGCATAGTTGCTTTTTTTATAACACTCAATTTCTTGGATTATTATGTCTTGCCTACTTCAAAAACAAAAGATGTAATAACATATTATGCTGTAAGAACTTCTGGCGGAAAAAACGGAACTAAACCACAAACCGTTTCATATCATTATTATACAGAGAAAGGATTTGCCTTTTCAACTGTAAAACACTTCATTGAAGATAATAATATTGAATTTGAATATTCTCTACTTTTTAAATCTGTAACAAAAGTCAAATCAAAAAATGAAGATTACACGAATATTCTTTCCAGTAGTTTAAGTATTAATGGAATTCAATTTTATTTTTTTTGTGTATTGCTTTTTTCAATTGGTATAAGTTTAAAAATACTTCTTTCAAAAAAGGTTTTCACAGAAAACGTATTTTACAATATCATTTGCTTTAATGGATTTATGGTATTTGTATGTTTTTATATGTTTTATCTATTTTAAAATTATTTTCTTCTTTCCAGAAAAAAACGCTTCATTAAATCTGCTGCTTCGTTTGCCATAACACCAGAAACAACAGTAGTTTTAGGATGCAATTTTGTTCCCATATTTAAAAATCCTCTTTGTTCATCTCGTGCCCCAAAAACGATTTTAGAAATCTGGCTCCAATACAAAGCGCCTGCGCACATTTGACAAGGTTCGAGCGTGACATAAAGTGTGCAATCTTTCAAATATTTTCCGCCAAGGAAGTTTGCGGCGGCAGTTATAGATTGCATTTCAGCATGTGCCGTAACATCATTTAATAATTCGGTTAAATTATGACTGCTTGCAATTACTTTATCTGCAACTACAATTACAGCGCCAACAGGAATTTCGCCTCTTTCAAAAGCAATTTCAGCTTCCTGCAAAGCTTTTTTCATAAAATATTCGTCTGTAAAAGGATTTATCATAAGTACAAAAATAGAACTTTACACTTTATTTTTAGTACATTTAAATTTTGAAATTTGAATATGGAAAGAAAACATAAAATCAGTATTCCCGAACCTTGCCACGAAGACTGGAACAAAATGACGCCAAATGAAAATGGTCGTTTTTGTTTAAGCTGTTCGAAGACTGTGGTAGATTTTACTTCTATGATGCCAGAGGAAATTCAGCATTTTTTCATTCAAAATCAAAACAAAAAAATCTGCGGCAGATTTAGAAAGTCGCAATTGGATTCTGTTACAATTCAGATTCCTAACCATGTTATATATTCCCAAACGCATTACAGAAAAATGTTTTTGCTGGCTTTATTTGTCGCAATGGGAACAACGCTGTTTAGCTGCCAAAGCAAAGATGGAACTAAACAAAAGATTCAAAAAGTTGAAATTACCGATGATTCATCTAAATTTGATAGTCCTTTAGGAAAAGCTAGAATTAGCAAAAATGATTCTACGTCTGATATTCCGCCTCCACCGCCTCCGCCGTCCAAAGAGCATGATAACGCTGCAAATTCTGAAAAACATACAAAAAGAATCAGTGGTGAAGTAATTTTAGAAGATCAAAAAACAAAAAACAAAAATTGTTCTAAACTATCTTCAACAAAATCAGAGAAGAAAAATGATGCTCAGAATGAAGATGTTGTTTATAATGGTGGTATTGCTGTGGAAACAAATGCAGAATTTCCTGGTGGAATTGAGCAATTCTACAACTTTATCGAAAAAGAATTTAAAAAAACCGAAAGCTCAGAAAGTGCAAATCTAAAAATCCAACTCTCTTTTGTAGTAGAAAGAAATGGATCTGTAACTTACCTCCGATCTGAACCTGCTATTGATGATATTACTGAGAAAGAAATTACTAGGGTTTTTAGTTTATGTCCGAAATGGCAACCAGGAGAAATTAATGGTAAAAAAGCCCGAAGACTATATTCTTTACCAATTGTATTACAATAGCCTTCAATAATAAAATTTAAATTTAAAACCGTAAATTTGCTTTTTACCTTAATAATGAAAAGCGATTTACTTTCAAACATATACAATCCAGCCGATTTACGTCTTTTAAGCGAAGAACAGCTTACTCAAGTTGCTCAAGAATTGCGTCAATTTATTATTGATGTTGTTTCGGTAAAAGAAGGGCATTTGGGCGCGAGTTTAGGTGTTGTAGAACTTACCATTGCTTTACATTATGTTTTTAATACGCCTGAAGATTTATTGGTTTGGGATGTTGGCCACCAAGCTTACGGTCATAAAATCCTGACCGAAAGAAGAGAAAACTTCGATACAAACCGTCAAATAAACGGTATTTCTGGGTTTC from Flavobacterium sp. YJ01 carries:
- a CDS encoding nucleoside deaminase, with the translated sequence MINPFTDEYFMKKALQEAEIAFERGEIPVGAVIVVADKVIASSHNLTELLNDVTAHAEMQSITAAANFLGGKYLKDCTLYVTLEPCQMCAGALYWSQISKIVFGARDEQRGFLNMGTKLHPKTTVVSGVMANEAADLMKRFFLERRK